Part of the Deltaproteobacteria bacterium genome is shown below.
AGAGAAGCTGGGCCTGTCGTGATGACTATAACCAAACGCCACGAGAGTGGCATACCAGAGTTGTCACCCTGAACGAAGTGAAGGGTCTTGCAGTGAGATTCTTCGCTCCGCTCAGAATGACATTCCTGAATGGTTACGTCGTAAAGTGTACGAATGTCATGCACTCTGGGTTAGCTGACTACGACATTGAGGGGCCAGCTAACCCTTTCCAGTCCTCCGATGTCAGGTGGACGGACGGATACGTCTTTTCTACCCCCCCGCCACCGGCGGGAAAATACTGACTGTGTCGCCGTCCTGAAGCTGGCGGTCGAACTCGCGGGTCTGCTCGCCGTTGACGAGCACCATCTGGGCCAGCTCCGCAGGAATTTTGAGCCGGTCGACGAGGCTCTGAAGCGTGGCCCCGGTGTCCAGCGTCATCTGTGCTTTGCTGCCTGATGATCCCGGAGGAAGGTTCTTGCGCAGGGTGGCGAAGAGTTTGACTTCGATGTGCATTACAAATTCTTCCCAATCCCTGGCGTCGGGGTCGGTTTGAGTTCGGTGTATTTCGCCGGGCGGGAATTGACGAGCAGCTCGTGCGCCTCTTTCCTCCAGGCGGCGGGTATGAGGCCGTTGTGGCGATAATCCCGGTCGCGTGCTGGAGTACTGAGAAGCGTTTGCTTCACGAGCGCAGCCGCCACGCCCTTGGCGATATAAGCACGGCGTAAATCGGTGGGATGGGCGCGGATGTACTGTGCCCACGAACCGAGCGCGGTCTTGGTCTGGATCAAGCCTTTCGCCATGCCGACGTCGTTGAGCATAGTGACATCGTCGATCGGCCCGACGAACAGCGCGCCGACCAGGCGCTCGCCTTCCCACACATACTTGCGGTACAGCGGGCGGGTGGGGTTGGAAATCGTGGTGACTTTTCGTCCAGCCTCCTGCCAGACGCCGAAGCTGGCGCAGTGCAGCTTGACGACATCCAGCACGTTGATAAGCAGGCTGCCGGGATAGTGGGTCTCTTGTCCCGCCATGTTGGCGCCAGCAATGCGACCATGATCGACCGCCGTGGGTTGAATCGCGTGCACCGCCGCCGTACCGCTCAAGAGATCCGGCCCCGCCGCCACATCGCCAGCCGCATAGATGCCAGGGATGTTGGTCTGCATACGATCGTCGACGATCACTCCACCATTTACCGTGATGCCGGACCCGGCCAGAAACGCGGTATTGGCTTGAATGCCGGTGGCGAGGATGACGAGATCGGCCTCGATACTCGTCCCGGTGCTTAACGACAAATGCAGCCGGCCGTCCGTTCCTTTGCTGATGTCTTTGACCTCAGCGCTGGTGTGCAACGCCACGCCGCGAGCACGTAGCCAACCAGAGACCGCACTGGCACCTTGCGTATCGAGCATACGCGGCAGCACCTGGTCCGCCATCTCCACGACGGACAGCTCCCAGCCGAGTTTGGCCATGGCGTTCAGGACGATAAAGCCGATGAACCCTGCACCGACGAGGACGGCTTTGGGTTTGTCCTGGGCTTTGGCACTGGCTTGCTGCGCGTCCGCCAAGGTCCAGAAGGTATGGACGCCATCGAGATCGACACCGGGGATGGGCGGTCGCTGCGCCGACGATCCGGTGGCAATGAGTAGCGTATCGAACGGTAACGTGCTGCCGTCACTGAGCGCTAACGTCCGCGCTTGGGTATCGACTTTCTGCACTCGAACGCCGAGCGCGGCATCGACTTTCTGACGACTAAAATATGCCTGGTCGCCGATCATGACCTGAGCTTCGGGAATCTCCCGCGCCAGATAGTAAGGCAGCACCATGCGCGAGTACGCCGGTTCATCCGAGACTACAGTGATTGACGACGCTTGGTCGAGTGCGCGAATGGCTTCGATGGCCGCCATGCCTGCCGGTCCACCACCGATGATAACGTGTCGTGGCATAGATACTCCGCTTCTGAATCGAAACGTTAAAGCGTCAGTTCCCTCTCCCACAAGGGGAGAGGGACAGGGTGAGGGGTTGTCCTCATGACCCTTACGCCAACCCCAACTCCTTCAGCTTCTCCTCGGTGATTT
Proteins encoded:
- a CDS encoding NAD(P)/FAD-dependent oxidoreductase, with product MPRHVIIGGGPAGMAAIEAIRALDQASSITVVSDEPAYSRMVLPYYLAREIPEAQVMIGDQAYFSRQKVDAALGVRVQKVDTQARTLALSDGSTLPFDTLLIATGSSAQRPPIPGVDLDGVHTFWTLADAQQASAKAQDKPKAVLVGAGFIGFIVLNAMAKLGWELSVVEMADQVLPRMLDTQGASAVSGWLRARGVALHTSAEVKDISKGTDGRLHLSLSTGTSIEADLVILATGIQANTAFLAGSGITVNGGVIVDDRMQTNIPGIYAAGDVAAGPDLLSGTAAVHAIQPTAVDHGRIAGANMAGQETHYPGSLLINVLDVVKLHCASFGVWQEAGRKVTTISNPTRPLYRKYVWEGERLVGALFVGPIDDVTMLNDVGMAKGLIQTKTALGSWAQYIRAHPTDLRRAYIAKGVAAALVKQTLLSTPARDRDYRHNGLIPAAWRKEAHELLVNSRPAKYTELKPTPTPGIGKNL
- a CDS encoding MoaD/ThiS family protein, with protein sequence MHIEVKLFATLRKNLPPGSSGSKAQMTLDTGATLQSLVDRLKIPAELAQMVLVNGEQTREFDRQLQDGDTVSIFPPVAGG